In Helianthus annuus cultivar XRQ/B chromosome 9, HanXRQr2.0-SUNRISE, whole genome shotgun sequence, the following are encoded in one genomic region:
- the LOC110879108 gene encoding UPF0301 protein MAV_0052 translates to MSFVVQIHHVYHYIGPKLNLGIAQSCIINITIFLFEELRKMEACFLSSYSFTKSSKVVTPLVQSRSFVQSKRSSSNSWIRKTRTHSSTTYCQSQSNSPSPSSGDEENMFLDTDWRSFRARLVAREQTFSSEESSPPDNPNTMADQPLSISIGDKWAHAIHEPEKGCLLIATEKMDGVHIFERTVVLLLSTDNVGPMGVILNRPSLMSIKEMRSSVLDVSGVFSDQTLFFGGPLEEGLFLVREDERVSKSGVFDEVMKGLYYGTKESVGCAAEMVKRNVVGVGEFRFFHGYCGWEKEQLRGEIRAGYWAVAACSPNVLGLANVGNVGLWEEVLGLMGQKEVW, encoded by the exons ATGAGCTTTGTGGTGCAGATTCATCATGTTTATCATTATATAGGACCAAAATTAAACTTGGGTATAGCTCAATCTTGCATCATTAATATCACCATATTCTTGTTTGAAGAATTAAGAAAAATGGAGGCATGCTTTCTTTCTTCATATTCCTTCACTAAATCATCCAAAGTTGTCACCCCTTTAGTCCAATCAAGAAGCTTTGTGCAATCCAAGAGATCGTCTTCCAACTCTTGGATTAGGAAAACTCGTACTCACTCATCGACAACAT ATTGTCAATCTCAGTCAAATTCACCATCACCCTCATCGGGAGACGAGGAAAATATGTTTCTTGACACCGATTGGCGATCATTCAGAGCAAGGCTAGTAGCCAGAGAACAAACATTTAGCTCAGAAGAATCTTCACCACCGGACAACCCCAATACCATGGCGGACCAACCACTATCCATTTCAATAGGTGACAAATGGGCCCATGCCATACATGAGCCCGAAAAGGGTTGTTTACTCATTGCAACCGAGAAAATGGACGGGGTCCACATCTTTGAAAGGACAGTGGTCCTTTTATTATCAACGGACAATGTGGGCCCAATGGGCGTCATACTCAACCGCCCTTCGCTTATGTCAATCAAGGAGATGAGATCAAGTGTGCTAGACGTGTCAGGAGTATTTTCTGACCAAACGTTGTTCTTTGGCGGGcctcttgaagaagggctttttTTGGTGAGAGAGGATGAAAGAGTTAGTAAGAGTGGTGTGTTTGATGAAGTAATGAAAGGGTTGTATTATGGGACCAAAGAGAGTGTAGGGTGTGCTGCTGAAATGGTTAAGAGGAATGTGGTTGGTGTGGGTGAGTTTAGATTCTTTCATGGATATTGTGGATGGGAGAAAGAACAGCTGAGAGGTGAGATAAGGGCTGGGTATTGGGCTGTTGCTGCTTGTAGCCCAAATGTACTTGGGCTGGCAAATGTGGGAAATGTTGGGCTTTGGGAAGAGGTTCTTGGGCTTATGGGTCAGAAGGAAGTTTGGTAA